A single window of Candidatus Effluviviaceae Genus V sp. DNA harbors:
- a CDS encoding 50S ribosomal protein L25, with amino-acid sequence MATVKLSVRRRTTTGKQAAKRLRHDGQIPGVLYGEKEENIPLSVDVRELRTALSTPFGRNVIIQLGVDDDTEATRAVLRDMERDPVSRDVLHVDFQRISENRPITMNIPVVLVGESQAVKDGLGILDHTMREL; translated from the coding sequence ATGGCAACAGTGAAGCTCAGCGTCCGGCGACGGACGACCACCGGTAAGCAGGCCGCCAAGCGCCTGAGGCACGACGGACAGATCCCCGGTGTCCTCTACGGCGAGAAGGAGGAGAACATCCCGCTCTCGGTCGACGTCCGCGAGCTCCGGACGGCCCTCTCAACGCCGTTCGGCCGCAACGTCATCATCCAGCTCGGCGTGGACGACGACACGGAGGCGACGAGAGCGGTCCTCAGGGACATGGAGCGCGACCCCGTGTCGCGCGACGTCCTCCACGTCGACTTCCAGAGGATCTCGGAGAACAGACCGATCACGATGAACATCCCGGTCGTGCTCGTCGGGGAGTCGCAGGCCGTCAAGGACGGTCTCGGTATCCTCGACCACACCATGCGGGAGCTC
- the prs gene encoding ribose-phosphate diphosphokinase — protein MPNDIMLFSGNANNALAREIAEYLDLKLGDALVGRFSDGEIRVSIAENVRGVDAFVIQPTNPPAENLLELLVMIDALKRASARRITAVIPYFGYARQDRKDRPRVPITAKLVANLLTTAGANRLLTMDLHASQIQGFFDIPLDHIYAAPVLLRYFDKHASGDLVIMAPDVGSIKMGRAFAKRLGASLGFVDKRRPRPDATEVMNVVGDVEDKHVIMVDDIINTGNSMMQGAAAIRKLGARRITAGATHALFSNDAVARLESSEIEEIVVTNTISHKGYSNDTIVELSVAELLGEAIDRIHGERSVSSLFV, from the coding sequence ATGCCGAACGACATCATGCTGTTCAGCGGGAACGCGAACAACGCGCTGGCTCGCGAGATCGCCGAGTACCTCGACCTGAAGCTCGGCGACGCGCTGGTCGGTCGCTTCTCGGACGGCGAGATCCGCGTGAGCATCGCGGAGAACGTCCGCGGCGTCGACGCGTTCGTCATCCAGCCGACCAATCCGCCGGCGGAGAATCTGCTGGAGCTCCTCGTGATGATCGATGCGCTCAAGCGGGCCTCGGCGAGGAGGATCACGGCTGTCATCCCGTACTTCGGCTACGCCCGTCAGGACAGGAAGGACCGGCCGCGCGTGCCGATCACCGCGAAGCTCGTTGCCAACCTCCTGACGACGGCCGGGGCCAACCGGCTTCTGACCATGGACCTGCACGCGTCGCAGATCCAGGGGTTCTTCGACATCCCCCTGGACCACATCTACGCGGCGCCGGTCCTTCTGAGGTACTTCGACAAGCACGCGTCCGGCGATCTCGTCATCATGGCGCCCGACGTCGGCAGCATCAAGATGGGACGCGCGTTCGCCAAGAGGCTCGGGGCCTCGCTCGGGTTCGTCGACAAGCGCAGGCCCAGGCCCGACGCCACGGAGGTCATGAACGTGGTCGGCGACGTCGAGGACAAGCACGTCATCATGGTCGACGACATCATCAATACGGGCAACTCGATGATGCAGGGCGCGGCGGCCATCCGGAAGCTCGGCGCCAGGCGCATCACCGCGGGCGCCACACACGCCCTGTTCTCCAATGATGCCGTCGCGAGACTCGAGAGCTCGGAGATCGAGGAGATCGTCGTCACGAACACGATCAGCCACAAGGGGTACTCCAACGACACCATCGTCGAGCTGTCGGTCGCGGAGCTCCTGGGAGAGGCGATAGACAGGATCCACGGAGAGCGGTCTGTCAGCTCGCTCTTCGTCTGA
- the spoVG gene encoding septation regulator SpoVG — MEITEVRLTLRDEDRLKAFVSITFDNAFVVRGLKVIQGNSGLFVAMPSRRRKDGEFRDIAHPINNETREMIEEAVLGEYQRQLDLVSSGQAISDAELVHADDWSD; from the coding sequence ATGGAGATCACTGAGGTCAGGCTGACGCTGCGTGACGAGGACCGTTTGAAGGCCTTCGTCAGCATCACCTTCGACAACGCGTTCGTCGTGCGTGGTCTCAAGGTGATCCAGGGAAACTCCGGGCTCTTCGTCGCGATGCCCAGCAGACGGCGGAAGGACGGGGAGTTCAGGGACATCGCGCACCCTATCAACAACGAGACGCGGGAGATGATCGAGGAGGCCGTGCTCGGCGAGTACCAGCGGCAGCTTGATCTTGTCTCATCAGGGCAGGCGATTTCCGACGCGGAGCTGGTACACGCCGACGACTGGTCCGACTAG